One Mycolicibacterium goodii genomic region harbors:
- the fadE29 gene encoding acyl-CoA dehydrogenase FadE29: MYIELTPEQRKLQAELREYFSNLITPEEAAAMESDRHNEAYRAVIKRMGSDGKLGVGWPKEYGGLGYGPIEQQIFINEANRADIPLPMVTLQTVGPTLQVYGTEEQKKKFLPGILSGDVHFAIGYSEPEAGTDLASLRTTAVRHGDEYIVNGQKMWTTGAHDADYIWLACRTDPAAAKHKGISILIVDTKDPGYSWTPIILSDGAHHTNASYYNDVHVPADMLVGEENGGWKLITTQLNHERVGLGPAGRVAGIYDQVHKWASTPGSDGVTPIEHPEAQRLLAQIKSIWRINELLNWQVAASGETIAVADAAATKVFSTERIQEVGRLAEEVVARFGNPADQHTAQLLVWLDKMAKRNLVITFGGGVNEVMREMIAASGLKVPRVPR, from the coding sequence ATGTACATCGAGCTGACGCCCGAACAACGGAAGCTGCAAGCCGAACTGCGGGAGTACTTCTCGAACCTCATCACGCCCGAAGAGGCCGCGGCGATGGAGTCCGATCGCCACAACGAGGCCTACCGCGCGGTGATCAAGCGGATGGGTTCTGACGGCAAACTCGGGGTGGGCTGGCCCAAGGAGTACGGCGGACTGGGCTACGGCCCGATCGAACAGCAGATCTTCATCAACGAGGCCAACCGCGCCGACATCCCGCTGCCGATGGTGACCCTGCAGACCGTGGGTCCCACCCTGCAGGTGTACGGCACCGAGGAACAGAAGAAGAAGTTTCTGCCCGGAATCCTCTCCGGCGACGTCCATTTCGCGATCGGCTACTCCGAGCCGGAGGCCGGCACCGATCTGGCGTCGTTGCGGACGACCGCCGTCCGCCATGGTGACGAATACATCGTGAACGGCCAGAAGATGTGGACGACCGGTGCACACGACGCCGACTACATCTGGCTGGCGTGCCGCACCGATCCGGCCGCGGCAAAGCACAAGGGCATCTCGATCCTCATCGTCGACACCAAGGATCCCGGCTACTCGTGGACGCCGATCATCCTGTCCGACGGGGCCCACCACACCAACGCGTCGTACTACAACGACGTGCACGTGCCCGCCGACATGCTCGTCGGCGAGGAGAACGGCGGCTGGAAGCTCATCACCACACAGCTCAACCACGAGCGCGTCGGACTCGGACCGGCCGGTCGTGTCGCCGGCATCTACGATCAGGTGCACAAGTGGGCATCGACGCCGGGTTCCGACGGCGTCACCCCCATCGAGCATCCGGAGGCGCAACGGCTGCTCGCCCAGATCAAGTCCATCTGGCGGATCAACGAGCTGTTGAACTGGCAGGTCGCGGCATCCGGTGAGACCATCGCCGTCGCCGACGCGGCGGCCACGAAAGTCTTTTCGACCGAACGCATTCAGGAAGTCGGGCGGCTCGCCGAGGAGGTCGTCGCGCGGTTCGGCAACCCGGCCGACCAGCACACCGCCCAGTTGCTGGTGTGGCTGGACAAGATGGCCAAGCGCAATCTGGTCATCACTTTCGGCGGCGGTGTCAACGAGGTGATGCGCGAGATGATCGCGGCGTCCGGTTTGAAGGTTCCGAGGGTTCCGCGATGA
- a CDS encoding bifunctional MaoC family dehydratase N-terminal/OB-fold nucleic acid binding domain-containing protein has protein sequence MSEDLRAGIERIKAEGRSEPRKGRDPVNQPMIHHWVDAIGDKNPIYVDNEAAKAAGHPGIVAPPAMIQVWTMGGLGEGRSEDDPLSKIMRLFDDAGYVGVVATNCEQTYHRYLQPGEEVTIHAEITDVVGPKQTALGEGYFINQLITWTVPNGVDGDEAVAEMNWRIMKFRPREEATAAVAEVPADLDPDKLMRPASSKDTQFFWDGVNAHELRIQRRPDGTLQHPPVPAVWQDKEQPIDYVVASGDGTVFSYVVHHAPKVPGRTLPFVIALVELEEGVRMLGELRNVDPDKVEIGMPVRVTFIDFPDSDVSPAWTLYAWEPRA, from the coding sequence ATGAGCGAAGATCTGCGGGCGGGGATCGAGAGGATCAAGGCCGAGGGTAGAAGCGAGCCGCGCAAAGGCCGAGACCCGGTGAACCAGCCTATGATTCACCACTGGGTCGACGCCATCGGCGACAAGAACCCCATTTACGTCGACAACGAGGCCGCCAAGGCCGCCGGTCATCCGGGCATCGTCGCGCCGCCGGCGATGATCCAGGTGTGGACGATGGGCGGGCTCGGTGAGGGCCGCTCCGAGGACGATCCGCTGTCGAAGATCATGCGGCTCTTCGACGACGCCGGATATGTCGGCGTGGTCGCCACCAACTGCGAACAGACCTACCACCGCTACCTGCAGCCGGGTGAAGAGGTCACCATCCACGCCGAGATCACTGACGTGGTGGGGCCCAAGCAGACGGCGCTGGGCGAGGGCTACTTCATCAACCAGCTCATCACGTGGACCGTCCCCAACGGCGTCGACGGGGACGAGGCGGTCGCCGAGATGAACTGGCGCATCATGAAGTTCAGGCCGCGTGAGGAGGCGACGGCCGCGGTGGCCGAAGTTCCGGCCGATCTCGATCCCGACAAGCTGATGCGTCCCGCGTCATCGAAAGACACCCAGTTCTTCTGGGACGGCGTCAACGCGCACGAACTGCGGATCCAGCGTCGTCCCGATGGCACGCTGCAGCATCCGCCGGTGCCCGCGGTGTGGCAGGACAAAGAACAACCGATCGACTACGTCGTCGCCTCGGGCGACGGCACCGTGTTCAGCTATGTGGTGCACCACGCCCCGAAGGTGCCCGGACGCACCCTGCCGTTCGTCATCGCCCTCGTCGAACTGGAGGAGGGCGTGCGGATGCTGGGCGAGCTCCGCAACGTCGATCCCGACAAGGTCGAGATCGGAATGCCGGTGCGGGTCACCTTCATCGACTTCCCGGACAGTGATGTGAGTCCGGCGTGGACGCTGTATGCATGGGAGCCAAGAGCATGA
- a CDS encoding MaoC family dehydratase produces MGAKSMTVIEAGTALPELAIYGDPTFIVSTAIATRDYQDVHHDRDKAQAKGSKDIFVNILTDTGLVQRYLTDWAGPSARIKSIGLRLGVPWYAYDTVTFRGEVTAIDDDLVTVKVTGSNSLGNHVIATATLTLGDRA; encoded by the coding sequence ATGGGAGCCAAGAGCATGACCGTGATCGAAGCCGGCACCGCGCTGCCCGAGCTGGCCATCTACGGCGACCCGACGTTCATCGTGTCGACCGCGATCGCCACGCGCGACTACCAGGACGTGCACCACGACCGTGACAAGGCACAGGCCAAGGGATCCAAGGACATCTTCGTCAACATCCTCACCGACACGGGGCTGGTGCAGCGCTACCTGACCGACTGGGCCGGCCCGTCGGCGCGGATCAAGTCGATCGGTCTGCGGCTCGGGGTGCCGTGGTACGCCTACGACACCGTCACGTTCCGCGGCGAGGTGACGGCCATCGACGACGATCTCGTGACGGTCAAGGTCACCGGCTCCAACAGTCTCGGCAACCACGTCATCGCCACCGCGACACTTACATTGGGGGACAGGGCATGA
- a CDS encoding lipid-transfer protein, with translation MSGLSGKAAIAGIGATDFSKNSGRSELRLAAECVLDALDDAGLEPADVDGLVTFTMDSNLETAVARATGIGELKFFSQIGYGGGAAAATVQQAALAVATGVAEVVVAYRAFNERSEFRFGQVMTGLTVNADSRGVEYSWSYPHGLSTPAASVAMIARRYMHEYGATSADFGVVSVADRKHAANNPKAHFYGKPISISDHQNSRWIAEPLRLLDCCQETDGGVAIVVTTPERAKDLKHRPVSIEAAAQGSGTDQFTMYSYYRDELGLPEMGLVGKQLWEQSGLTPADIQTAILYDHFTPYTLLQLEELGFCGKGEAKDFIAGGAIEIGGKLPINTHGGQLGEAYIHGMNGIAEGVRQLRGTSVNQVPGVEHVLVTAGTGVPTSGLILG, from the coding sequence ATGAGCGGCTTGTCCGGCAAGGCAGCCATCGCCGGTATCGGGGCCACCGACTTCTCCAAGAACTCCGGCCGCAGCGAACTGCGCCTGGCCGCGGAGTGCGTGCTCGACGCGCTCGACGACGCCGGTCTGGAACCCGCGGACGTCGACGGCCTGGTGACGTTCACTATGGATTCCAACCTGGAGACCGCGGTCGCACGCGCCACGGGTATCGGGGAGCTGAAGTTCTTCAGCCAGATCGGCTACGGCGGCGGTGCGGCCGCCGCGACCGTTCAGCAGGCCGCACTGGCCGTCGCGACCGGTGTCGCGGAGGTGGTCGTCGCCTACCGCGCGTTCAACGAGCGTTCGGAGTTCCGCTTCGGGCAGGTCATGACGGGCCTGACGGTCAACGCGGATTCGCGTGGCGTCGAGTACAGCTGGTCCTATCCGCACGGCCTGAGCACGCCCGCCGCGTCGGTGGCGATGATCGCCCGCCGCTACATGCACGAATACGGTGCCACCAGCGCCGATTTCGGCGTGGTGTCGGTGGCTGACCGCAAACATGCCGCGAACAACCCCAAGGCGCACTTCTACGGCAAGCCGATCAGCATCTCCGACCACCAGAACTCGAGGTGGATCGCCGAGCCGTTGCGCCTGCTGGACTGCTGCCAGGAGACCGACGGTGGTGTGGCGATCGTCGTCACCACGCCCGAGCGGGCCAAGGATCTCAAGCACCGACCCGTGAGCATCGAGGCCGCCGCGCAGGGCTCGGGCACCGACCAGTTCACGATGTACTCCTACTACCGCGACGAACTCGGTCTGCCCGAGATGGGGCTGGTCGGCAAGCAGCTGTGGGAGCAGAGTGGGCTCACGCCCGCCGACATCCAGACGGCCATCCTGTACGACCACTTCACGCCGTACACATTGCTGCAGCTCGAGGAGCTCGGGTTCTGTGGCAAGGGCGAGGCCAAGGACTTCATCGCAGGCGGCGCCATCGAGATCGGCGGGAAGCTGCCGATCAACACCCACGGCGGGCAGCTCGGCGAGGCCTACATCCACGGCATGAACGGAATCGCCGAAGGTGTGCGCCAGTTGCGCGGCACATCGGTCAACCAGGTCCCGGGTGTCGAGCACGTGTTGGTCACGGCCGGTACAGGTGTCCCGACCTCGGGTTTGATCCTGGGATAA
- a CDS encoding LuxR C-terminal-related transcriptional regulator, whose amino-acid sequence MEEFSGTSAELEGHDVRTVAADNELLSAPVGEATESVCAYTPNNGRRPANGRIHQLSREEWRGGLPPSPAGTWGESYREATDGAGLLRDARVLIVGDCTLYRDYLAAVLASHGAVAPGVAWDLPSLVASYETTVPRVILLDMSTRNSAMLLRQALQLSPHVRVIVMGVSEDDEPEIVACAEAGVAGYHLRSDSLKDLLVLIHKVAAGESLCSPRVSAILLRRLSDLASQRQPTAKELVLTSREIQILRLLEMGLSNRDIADQLCIAVHTVKNHVHSLLAKLGVSTRAQAAAMARSTVFTEQALGN is encoded by the coding sequence ATGGAAGAGTTTTCAGGAACTTCGGCGGAACTCGAGGGCCATGACGTGCGAACAGTTGCCGCCGACAACGAGTTGCTCAGCGCTCCGGTAGGCGAGGCCACCGAGTCGGTGTGTGCGTACACGCCGAACAACGGACGTCGGCCAGCAAACGGCCGCATCCATCAACTGTCCCGCGAAGAGTGGCGCGGGGGGCTGCCACCTTCGCCCGCAGGAACGTGGGGGGAGTCCTATCGCGAGGCGACGGACGGGGCGGGTCTGCTCCGCGACGCACGCGTTCTGATCGTCGGCGACTGCACCCTCTACCGCGACTACCTCGCCGCGGTACTGGCTTCACACGGTGCCGTGGCACCCGGGGTTGCGTGGGATCTACCGTCGTTGGTCGCGTCGTACGAGACCACTGTCCCCCGCGTCATCCTGCTGGACATGTCGACGCGGAACAGCGCGATGTTGCTGCGGCAGGCGTTGCAACTCAGCCCGCACGTACGCGTGATCGTCATGGGTGTATCAGAGGATGACGAGCCTGAGATCGTCGCGTGTGCCGAGGCCGGAGTGGCCGGTTATCACCTGCGGTCGGATTCGCTCAAAGATCTTCTTGTATTGATACACAAAGTTGCTGCGGGAGAGTCGCTGTGTTCGCCGAGAGTGTCGGCGATCCTTCTGCGACGCTTGTCGGACCTGGCGTCGCAGCGGCAACCGACCGCCAAGGAACTGGTCCTTACGTCCCGGGAGATCCAGATCCTTCGATTGTTGGAGATGGGTCTTTCGAATCGGGACATTGCCGACCAGCTCTGCATCGCTGTCCACACCGTCAAAAATCACGTGCACAGTCTGTTGGCCAAGCTCGGCGTCAGTACGCGGGCCCAGGCGGCGGCCATGGCACGCTCCACGGTGTTCACCGAACAGGCTCTCGGGAACTAG
- the glmS gene encoding glutamine--fructose-6-phosphate transaminase (isomerizing), producing MCGIIACHTDRPAAEYLRVGLRRLEYRGYDSVGVALRTVSGDIARLRTTGRIGALESLLDEWSGPQLDGVGIGHTRWATHGAVTERNAHPHVDCTGQISLVHNGIIENAAGLRVALAGSGHTFATTVDSEVLCHLIEDELRDRADLVTAVQRALCKVQGSWAIAVLDRYSGRIVVAADGSPLLVAHTEHGDFAASDIAAIADWADEFRVLESGDVVELSDDGRWTRSGVIASPPAATRCTLRGADVELNGYTDYMAKEIDEQPEAVTRVLDHLGDRIATGALWREFGLPPFERLRVIGCGTSLNAGSVIGNLARELGAIPVITTVASEAAAEVPESAQICIAISQSGETADVLRAVESPAVGASPLVALTNSSHSTLARLADAVVGCSAGPEIGVAATKTFTCQIVTGTALMISALVATRRISTVCAGRLVDGLLRVPDELVAATSIAKRVLPQIVDELVDSTGFIFIARGSGLPYAAEGALKLKELTYRWAEHHPAGELKHGPLALVGQDTPVVVIDNGDQKLGCNVAEVRARGGRVISIGPAGSSIPVVGLNRAPWGPLQATVPLQILARTLALALGHDVDKPRNLAKSVTVE from the coding sequence ATGTGCGGAATTATCGCCTGCCATACCGATCGGCCGGCTGCGGAGTATCTGCGAGTGGGATTGCGCAGACTCGAGTACCGCGGATACGACTCGGTGGGGGTGGCGCTCAGAACCGTCAGCGGCGATATCGCCCGACTGAGAACCACCGGGCGTATCGGTGCGCTGGAAAGCCTGTTGGACGAGTGGTCGGGACCGCAGCTCGATGGTGTCGGCATCGGGCACACGCGGTGGGCGACCCATGGTGCAGTGACCGAGCGCAATGCGCATCCCCACGTCGACTGCACCGGGCAAATCAGTCTGGTGCACAACGGGATCATCGAGAACGCCGCGGGGCTCCGGGTGGCACTGGCGGGCAGTGGCCACACGTTCGCCACGACGGTGGACAGCGAGGTGCTGTGCCACTTGATCGAAGACGAACTTCGTGACCGTGCCGATCTGGTCACTGCCGTACAGCGGGCGCTGTGCAAGGTGCAGGGATCATGGGCGATCGCCGTCCTGGATCGGTATTCCGGCCGGATCGTCGTCGCGGCCGACGGTTCGCCGCTACTGGTCGCCCACACCGAACACGGTGACTTCGCGGCCAGTGACATCGCCGCGATCGCCGACTGGGCCGACGAGTTCCGTGTTCTGGAAAGCGGTGACGTGGTCGAGCTGTCCGACGATGGCCGATGGACCCGCTCGGGCGTCATTGCTTCACCGCCGGCCGCAACGCGCTGCACGCTCAGGGGCGCCGACGTGGAGCTCAACGGCTACACCGACTACATGGCGAAGGAGATCGACGAACAGCCAGAGGCGGTCACTCGGGTTCTCGATCACCTGGGAGACCGGATCGCCACCGGTGCGCTCTGGCGCGAGTTCGGCCTTCCCCCCTTCGAACGTCTGCGGGTGATCGGTTGCGGCACATCGCTGAACGCCGGGAGTGTGATCGGCAACCTGGCGCGTGAGCTCGGTGCGATACCGGTGATCACCACCGTGGCAAGCGAGGCAGCGGCAGAGGTGCCGGAGTCCGCACAGATCTGCATTGCGATCAGCCAGTCCGGAGAGACCGCGGACGTGCTGCGTGCCGTGGAGTCGCCTGCGGTGGGGGCGTCACCCCTGGTGGCGCTCACCAACAGTTCGCATTCCACCTTGGCGCGGTTGGCCGATGCTGTCGTCGGATGCTCGGCCGGCCCCGAGATCGGTGTCGCGGCCACGAAAACCTTCACCTGTCAGATAGTCACCGGAACCGCGCTCATGATCTCCGCGCTCGTCGCGACGAGGCGGATCTCCACGGTGTGCGCCGGCCGACTCGTGGACGGCCTCTTGCGGGTACCTGACGAACTCGTCGCCGCAACGTCGATCGCGAAGCGGGTGCTGCCGCAGATCGTCGATGAGTTGGTGGACTCCACCGGCTTCATCTTCATCGCACGGGGGTCGGGTCTTCCGTATGCCGCCGAGGGGGCGCTGAAACTCAAAGAGCTCACCTATCGGTGGGCAGAGCATCATCCGGCGGGAGAACTCAAGCACGGCCCGCTGGCACTGGTCGGCCAGGACACGCCTGTCGTGGTGATCGACAACGGGGACCAGAAGCTGGGCTGCAATGTTGCCGAGGTCCGCGCACGTGGTGGTCGGGTCATCTCGATCGGGCCGGCCGGTAGCAGCATCCCGGTGGTCGGGCTCAACCGCGCCCCGTGGGGGCCACTTCAGGCGACCGTGCCCTTGCAAATCCTCGCGCGCACCCTGGCGCTGGCCCTCGGGCACGACGTCGACAAGCCGCGCAACCTGGCCAAGTCGGTGACGGTGGAGTGA
- a CDS encoding NAD-dependent epimerase/dehydratase family protein: MRFLVTGAAGFIGSNLVDRLLADGHQVIGVDNFFTGDPSNLESAMERGSSIGRGFTMVRADIQAPELTDIVAGACPHVVFHLAARLEHDAAHPDPLVDARTNVLGTINLLEACRVVGVRRIVYATSENSAYGVEPLSSHAAAKLSAELYLRAYAEMYGLAPICLALSNVYGPRQRPHGVAALITVLASAMVTGRPYVVNRDHADAHDFVYVGDVVDAFVRAAHAPLGTVGTFDISGTHVTATDIHHAIAAVLDEAAPSDAIGEGSRELIENVVCTDTEDELGWKPAVSLMHGIRQTVEWLCQTLEPNCLPADFVAEGA; this comes from the coding sequence ATGAGGTTCTTGGTAACCGGCGCTGCCGGCTTCATCGGGTCCAACCTCGTCGACCGTCTGCTGGCCGACGGCCATCAGGTGATCGGTGTCGACAACTTCTTCACCGGCGATCCGTCCAATCTCGAATCGGCGATGGAACGCGGAAGCTCGATCGGTCGTGGATTCACCATGGTGAGGGCTGACATCCAAGCTCCCGAACTGACCGACATCGTCGCGGGCGCGTGTCCTCATGTGGTCTTCCATCTGGCGGCACGGCTCGAGCATGATGCCGCGCACCCGGATCCGCTCGTCGACGCCCGCACCAACGTGCTCGGCACCATCAACCTCCTGGAGGCGTGCAGGGTGGTCGGCGTGCGAAGGATCGTCTACGCCACGTCCGAGAATTCCGCATACGGGGTGGAGCCGCTGTCGTCCCATGCGGCAGCGAAACTCTCGGCCGAGCTGTACCTGCGGGCGTATGCCGAGATGTACGGTCTGGCACCGATCTGTCTTGCGCTGTCCAACGTCTACGGGCCGCGTCAGCGCCCCCACGGTGTCGCGGCACTCATCACGGTCCTTGCCAGCGCCATGGTTACGGGCCGGCCGTACGTCGTGAACCGGGACCATGCCGACGCACACGACTTTGTGTATGTCGGCGACGTCGTCGACGCGTTCGTGCGAGCTGCGCATGCACCACTCGGGACGGTCGGAACCTTCGACATCAGCGGGACCCACGTCACGGCCACCGACATCCACCACGCGATTGCCGCGGTGCTCGACGAAGCAGCACCGTCAGATGCCATCGGGGAGGGGAGCAGGGAATTGATCGAAAACGTTGTTTGCACCGACACGGAAGACGAACTCGGGTGGAAACCCGCCGTGAGCCTTATGCATGGCATTCGGCAGACCGTCGAATGGCTGTGTCAGACACTCGAACCTAATTGTTTGCCAGCGGACTTCGTTGCAGAAGGTGCATGA
- a CDS encoding sugar transferase — protein sequence MTAQISNFDNQFGTRPSVDLPRVDSFVAGTNISIKLPPSSVFQRSNWQKRYSAYLLMTDTVVIALSVGFAQLVRFGPTLHPWGYPKFYVPAFSILFAIAWLLALSALRTRSPRITAACVDEYRRVAAASFWTFGAIAMVSLLLKLDIARGYLAVALPVGTLGLLLGRRFWHRHVARERVAGRYRTAVLAFGEIDAVTELAGELSRNPADGYHVVGVGIPRYGRPRGEFVTVNGHRIPIIGGEAEMLDAVHTCGADTVAIAGTEAFGVRGIRRLLWQLEPLGVDLVVSTGAMDVALSRMVMQPIAGIPLLHIEKPLYRNAKRFQKYLFDMSFALAVLIVTSPLLLMTAMAIKVTSRGPVFYSAERIGVDGKLFSMLKFRTMVQNADQLLDDLKELNESDGLLFKIHDDPRVTRVGRILRRLSIDELPQFINVLRGEMSVVGPRPPLRREVEEYDCEILRRLLVKPGVTGLWQVSGRSDLSWDQAVRLDLSYVDNWSMIGDILIVAKTFGAVLRKDGAY from the coding sequence ATGACCGCTCAGATCTCGAACTTCGACAATCAGTTCGGCACCCGTCCGTCGGTGGACTTACCGAGGGTCGACTCGTTCGTGGCGGGAACGAACATCTCGATCAAGTTGCCGCCGAGCAGTGTTTTCCAGCGGTCGAACTGGCAGAAGAGGTACTCCGCCTATCTGCTGATGACCGATACCGTGGTGATCGCACTTTCGGTGGGTTTTGCCCAACTCGTCCGGTTCGGCCCGACGCTGCACCCGTGGGGATATCCGAAGTTCTACGTGCCTGCCTTCTCGATACTGTTCGCGATCGCCTGGCTGCTGGCCCTGTCGGCACTGCGTACTCGCTCGCCACGTATCACCGCGGCATGTGTCGACGAATATCGCCGTGTCGCGGCCGCATCGTTCTGGACGTTCGGGGCGATCGCCATGGTGTCACTGCTACTGAAGCTGGACATCGCGCGTGGCTACCTCGCGGTGGCTCTTCCGGTGGGCACGCTCGGTCTGCTGCTCGGCCGCCGCTTCTGGCACCGACACGTCGCCCGTGAACGTGTCGCGGGCCGGTATCGAACGGCGGTTCTGGCGTTCGGCGAAATCGACGCGGTCACCGAACTCGCCGGTGAACTGTCCCGAAATCCCGCGGACGGGTATCACGTTGTGGGTGTCGGTATTCCGCGATATGGCCGACCACGAGGCGAGTTCGTGACGGTGAACGGACACCGGATACCGATAATCGGCGGCGAAGCCGAGATGCTTGATGCGGTCCACACCTGCGGCGCCGACACCGTCGCGATCGCCGGCACCGAAGCCTTCGGCGTCCGCGGAATTCGAAGACTACTGTGGCAATTGGAGCCTCTCGGGGTGGACCTGGTGGTGTCGACGGGCGCCATGGATGTGGCGCTCTCGCGCATGGTTATGCAGCCCATAGCGGGAATTCCGCTGCTGCACATCGAGAAGCCGCTATACCGGAATGCCAAGCGATTCCAGAAGTATCTGTTCGACATGAGCTTTGCGCTCGCCGTGCTCATCGTGACTTCGCCACTTCTACTAATGACGGCCATGGCGATCAAGGTGACCAGCAGAGGGCCGGTGTTCTACTCGGCGGAACGGATCGGTGTCGACGGCAAGCTGTTCTCGATGCTGAAGTTCCGCACGATGGTTCAGAACGCGGATCAGCTGCTCGACGACCTGAAGGAACTGAACGAGTCCGACGGTCTACTGTTCAAGATTCACGATGATCCGCGTGTGACAAGGGTCGGTCGGATCCTGAGGCGCCTGAGCATCGATGAGCTTCCACAGTTCATCAACGTGCTCCGAGGTGAGATGAGCGTCGTCGGACCCCGTCCACCGTTGCGGCGCGAGGTCGAGGAGTACGACTGCGAGATCCTACGCAGGCTGCTCGTGAAACCGGGAGTGACCGGCCTGTGGCAGGTGAGCGGTCGGTCGGACCTGTCGTGGGATCAGGCGGTTCGGCTCGATCTGTCCTATGTCGACAACTGGTCCATGATCGGTGACATCTTGATCGTGGCAAAGACATTCGGCGCGGTTCTGCGCAAAGACGGCGCGTACTGA
- the rfbA gene encoding glucose-1-phosphate thymidylyltransferase RfbA, which yields MRGIILAAGLGSRLYPITIGVSKQLLPVYDKPMVYYPLSTLILAGIRDVLVITAPVDARAFSALLGDGSQFGMNIEYAVQPKPEGIAQAFDIGRSFIGSDRVALALGDNIFHGPKLGASLSRFGAIDGAGIFAYRVADPTAYGVVEFDDQCRAVSLEEKPKVPRSEYAVPGLYFYDNDVIEIAAGLKPSDRGELEITDVNGAYLDQGRLSVEELPRGTAWLDTGTFDSLLDAGSYVRTIEQRQGLKVGVPEEAAWRRGLIDDDTLRERGELLYKSGYGNYLLRLLDGWGAPA from the coding sequence ATGCGTGGGATCATCTTGGCAGCCGGACTCGGCTCGCGCCTGTACCCGATCACCATCGGAGTCAGCAAGCAATTGCTGCCCGTCTACGACAAGCCGATGGTGTATTACCCGTTGTCGACGTTGATACTCGCAGGCATCCGTGACGTCCTGGTGATCACCGCCCCCGTGGATGCACGCGCCTTCAGCGCGTTGCTCGGTGACGGCTCGCAGTTCGGGATGAACATCGAGTACGCCGTTCAGCCGAAGCCAGAGGGAATCGCCCAGGCCTTCGACATCGGTCGCAGCTTCATCGGTTCGGACCGTGTTGCTCTGGCCCTCGGCGACAACATCTTCCATGGTCCCAAGCTGGGTGCCAGCCTGAGCAGGTTCGGCGCCATCGACGGCGCGGGGATTTTCGCCTACCGTGTCGCCGACCCGACCGCCTACGGTGTGGTCGAGTTCGACGACCAATGTCGCGCGGTGTCCCTCGAGGAGAAGCCGAAGGTACCGCGATCCGAGTACGCCGTTCCAGGTCTGTACTTCTACGACAACGACGTGATCGAGATCGCCGCCGGCCTGAAGCCATCGGATCGCGGCGAACTCGAGATCACCGATGTCAACGGCGCATATCTCGACCAGGGCCGGTTGTCGGTCGAGGAGCTTCCGCGCGGCACGGCGTGGTTGGACACGGGGACGTTCGACTCGCTACTGGACGCAGGCAGTTACGTCCGCACGATCGAGCAACGGCAAGGTCTGAAGGTCGGAGTGCCGGAGGAAGCTGCGTGGCGCCGCGGGCTCATCGACGACGACACGCTGCGTGAGCGCGGTGAACTTCTCTACAAGTCCGGATACGGGAACTACCTGCTGCGTCTGCTGGACGGTTGGGGGGCACCGGCATGA